Genomic window (Falco cherrug isolate bFalChe1 chromosome 4, bFalChe1.pri, whole genome shotgun sequence):
CTATAATCTTGTAATGATTTCTTCACTCTTGTGTGGTAACTTTGAATTTTGTCCTTACTTGTAGAAAATCCAGACACAATGGTGAACAGATCTAATAGGTtcgtgtttttttttcttgctctgcaCTTCCAGGTTGCTTGTAAAGCTGCTGTGGCATTCTTCCAGTTTAGCATTTTAGCCAATTTCTTCTGGCTTCTTATAGAAGGGATATACCTGCAAACATTGCTTCTGCTGACCTTTGTTTCGGACAAGCAGTATGTATGCTGGTTCATATTTACTGGCTGGGGTTAGtactcttttctgctttgtgctaTTTGGTATTGTCATCTACTTTCAGAActagataaaatatttgttctgaGGTAAGAAGGTGCCTATCAAAGGTGCCACCTTTCTGATAGAAGTTGGCTCTTCATCCAGTACTACTACACCAAAACCATACTATTGTACTGTCTTTCTTCTTACCTTGTTAGATACTTATACCCTTCAAATATCTGAAGGAGGGGATAGGATAGACGTGTTACTAGAAGCACTACGATATGCCTGCTCAAAAGACTGCAGCACTCATCTTTATCATTGGCTGTAATTTCTTGCAACTACAGTAATTTTAATGTTAACCATCTAATCCAAATGATCTCTCCGGGTTTCTCCTGCAGTCAGTTGAGGCATGCATGCTGTGGTGGTGATTAGTCCAGTTCCCAACAAGATGAGTAATGTGGCTGTGTAACACCCTGGAAATATGTTGCCTTTCTCCACTGACGAAAAACATTTCAATGAGTAACTTCAAGTTGACATTTTGCTTTGAGTAAGCAGAATTAGATAGATTAATCTTAAACCATGTGAGTTCAGGCCTAGTAATCAAATGATActtaattttgggtttttttcagagaccTCTTGGCTTTAAGTTTTTAGCTTTTAAGTTTCTGCAGAAACTGATATTGTCTCTGATGGtcaaaatatatgcatataataCATTACATTTCTTTCACTGATCAGATGTTCTTGTACCTCACTTCACCTTGGCTTTCTAAAGTAGAGGCACTCAAATTCAGTGGTGACTTTGAGATTTTTGGATTAGAAATGGAATCcaaattcttctgaaataaatatttatcctTAATCTTCAGAttatcagactttttttttatttatttcaattttttgaGCTATTTTAATTATGATTGCCTGAAATTAGATGCTTAGACCTTGACTAATCACAGCTAACTTGAGATAACAAAGGAAACATCTCAATTAATAATGTCTCTCATTTTCCATTGATTATAGAAGGAGATAAGGATTATTACATCTCAGGGGCAACTCAGCTTTTGGGTGATAAGGatgtaaatatttctcttccttaaTTAGAAAGGTAACTTGAACTGAATGTGGTCCCATCTTAAAGGCCTTgaagaaaagtataaaattaGGAAGGACAACTTCTGGGCCTTTCCTACAGATCTCAAATGATACTTAGAAAGATATAACCTATATTTCTATAGATTTATCAGTGAAAATGTCACCCGCTTCAAACTGGAGTCCCTTTTGTGGCAGCTTTGAAAGTCGCTTAGTCCTTGGGAATTCAATTCCACAGGAGAAGACCAGAAGCAATTGCTATTTTATAggcctgttaaaaaaaaaaaaaaagaggagagaggaaaaaaaaaagctaatagCTCTTCAGTCATAAATGTAGAAGGGTAAGCAGTGATAAAGTGAGGCTAGAAATCACCAGATCCTGGATTTAGCTAAATTCTCATGGAATGCTCACAGGCTGATGGGTCTAGAATGATTAATAGAGGGTCCTCCGGACAAAACTGTGAACTCTTCCAGCTAATGTACAAAGAGTTGCATGCTTGCAATTCACAAGATAAAAGAGCTCTAGCTAAATAAGTGATTCTTCCAGCTTCACAAATGCCTGTAATTCATGGCCAAACCTTCAAGTAATCAGCTGCTATTTTTGACATCATGGTTTCACAGCATCCCCTATTTGCCTTCGTTTTGATATCATTCtcctgcttttttgtttggttggtttttttctttccctgaactGCAAGTTCAGTTCTGTTGTAATGTTACTTAAAATTGCCTGACCCACTGTTTGACCTTTAATGTATATCCAATCTGCTGCACTGTGAAACTTCATGAAATAAAGTTTCCATGGGACATTGTATTCAAAACAGTTATATTATGTCCCATGTTGatttgtccaggagctcccaCTGCTGTGATGTTTGCTTGGGTCCTCACAAGAATCCATGAACAAAATACTGGGTAAGTTAAAGCTTGAATAAGGAAGTCAAGGATATCctattttgtattgtattttgattttctggTGGGGAAagagtatatataaaaaacaggcagaagaaattGTTCCAAAGTTGTGCCTCTAATCTTTACACTTCATAGGCAAGTaagtgagaaaataatttcagtccTTCTGGTTTTGATGTGCATATATGGAGTAATAAAACCTGGAAACATCATAGTGAATATTGAACTATCATTTCGTTTCCTAACTCCTAGTCcttgaaataattatgttttaagAAAGTTTCTGCTTCTGTTAAAAATCAGCCATAAATTGCTAACCCTAATCTCTTCAAATAAGTACTTCCCAAAACAACCACATTATGTCCTGATAAgcagtttcttctttcatttccattcagttctttgttggtttgttttggtggtggggtttttttattatttctatctTTTATATGACAGCCAGGCACAAAGCAGCTGACTGTTTACTAAAACATGCCCTGAAGGCCTTCAGGTCATTTCACATCAATGGTCAATTCAAAAAGATATTATTTTACACCTCAGGACTCGGATTAATGATGTAGAAGCAGTAAGTTCTATGGTCCACTACACTTGACAcatcctgttttcctttcttaatatTACTGGAGAACATCTGTAGAAGTTCTCTACTGTAATGTTTCATAAGTGGAAGTGGTTTATATTTCCATACCACATGCTTCCTTTTTGTAGCCAGGAGAGGTGCAAGgaagatttcatttttccttctttcccacgacattttttccaaagaattGCTGGGTTCATCTGTTGGATCTGTAGCAGAAGAATATGGCACAAGATACTCCAGTTACATAGTTCAGAGGGAGGTGGAGAGCAGGAACAAAAGCTCCGACAAGCTCTCACAGGCTTAGAGGGGGCTGAAAAGTGGCTGAACTTCGGGTACTCTTCCAGCAAAGCACTGACCTGCTCAGTTTACTTCTCTGAAGTATTTTGGATGAGTTGAATTTTGTCCTGTTGTATTGATCTTCTTtgactgcaaaggaaaaacagttgAACAGGTCCAATGAAGACATCTACAGTCAGAGGAATTTCATTGCAGATCCTCCATTCATTTGCTTGGTCTTATAATATTAGATGTATAAAACCCCTATACTACCAGAACCACTCATCTTTTACCTAATCACCTAGTAAATGGGAAACCCAAGTTCTTCAGACACAGCTGGTCTGAACTTACTTTGCAAAGATACCTTACGTGCAGACATGCTGAGATAAGCTACCATCCGTAAGGTTTCTTGTTACGCAGCCAAATATTCAGTGTCACAGAACTGGAAGGGAAGATACAGGAAGAGGGAGCACAATATAACCTAGCAGGTATGGCACTTGGCTGGAGGGAGTTAAATTGCATTGTTATTGATGTTAAATACATGAATAGTTTCAAAACAGAGACTAAATGCCCATTCTGCTCTGTCCTTTCAGGGCACCTTTACTAGGACTCTGGATTTTTCTTGCCTATTTCCTCAAGACCCCAAAGTCAATACATTCGTGGGTGCACAGTGCCTTAGTCTCCAATCTGTACTCTGTAAAACAGTAACTTTTtcaacagggaggaaaaaaggctgaTAAGAAAGATGcctgaaaatacaaatgtgcGTTCCTTGACTTTGCTTTGGTTCTCCAACCCTTGCCTCTTACTGAATAAACTCCCTTTAGATCAGGCTGCACAGGGACTTTTAGAGAGTTATCAGGATACCAGTACTGGCAGGGGCTTTGGCATAGTGATTAAAAACTTAGTGTCCATCACTTTCCTATTCTGTGACAGAACTGTCATGTGTTGTGGAAATCTCACATGGGACAGATAACATGACTGCTTTCCTTGTTGTTTCAGATGTTGGGACGATGATGAACATGGAGTGGTGCTATGGATCATCAAAGGCCCCATCCTGCTGACTGTATTagtatgttttttcattttgtcttgaGTTTCTTTTGAAATGGGAAAGCTAAGTTAGCATCTCCTTTCAGTAAGCTGGTAGAAAAGCAATAGCACATGCTATGGTATGGAATTTCAAATAGCGGGACTTTATTGTATAgcatgtggttttgttgttgttgtttttgttgggttttccccaaaaaaccccaccataaATCACAACCTAAAAAGTAAATCCTATATTTTCTAGAATCATGCTAGACATAATGGAATCATCTTGACACCTGCATTCCACATACTACAGTCATGTCTGtgtcttttaaagtaatttctgaagaaaagcaatCCATATTGGCAAGATTCTTAGATAACAGGAAACTGATTTAATACAAGAAAcacaaatacataattttatctagtatatttttaaaatgagttctTTGGATGTAACCTTAAGACAACCATACACACCCACACCCAGCACACATTTATTCCATCTAAACTCAGGGAGGAAAGAGTATGTTATTTAGGTCTGTATCTGTTATAATTTCTGTTACAAACAACGAAGGGAACAGGGAGGACTGTTGGGGCTCTATAAGATCTGCTTAGGTCCTGACAACAAGTACAAGGGGTTAATATCAGATGTAACCCAATATTGAGATAGGTAGGTCTATATTAATGGAACATTACTTTCAGCATATCTTTATTTATAGCTACATATTGGTGGGGAAAATGAATACTGTTTCTAATGCCATTGATTTGATTTGAGAGCAGATCTGCACCAGTTTATAGTGGTGCAATTCCTATGCCTGGGGATTTTTAGTTAATTAGTATCAACTGAAGATATGTCCTGATTTGTAGTAAGTTTACAggttttgtcttgtcttttcagattaattttattatctttattaATGTGATCAGAATTCTAGTCCATAAATTGAAATCTcaagagggaggagggagccaTTCAAGCCACTTTGTGTGAGTATTTCTGGGTCCCTTGATACTGACCCATTCTAGCTGCTCTAAGAAATGTTCtatgggcagcagcacagaatgTTCTACTCCTTACTAATAGAAAGAGAAATCCCCAGAAGAAATAACAACGTAAACTTGCCTTTTCATCCCAAATATCagatctctctttttcttcagggGAAGAAGGGTGGGGTGGATGTGCTGGGAACaatgagaaaagtaaaatataaagtGTTACAACTCTGAAAGGACTTAGCTTGAAAGCATAAACGCTAAATGTCAGGTAATCCATCCATCTTGCTTCCAGTCGTTTCCACACAAATGGCCACAAGAGAAAGTTGCAGATAATTTCCTTAAAATTCGTAGCAGTAACATGATGCTGATGTTCTGATGACTGAACCTAGACCTTCCTGTGTATGATCCCCTTGGCAATCAATGGGGATCTCATCTCTGCAGTCAGAGAACTCTAGTGAGCTATTTAACTCATCATAAGATACGGCTGTTGGTTATGGCACAGGTTACCTACACCTGCTGGAGTTTAGTCTCAGGAGAGCAGATCAGAGTACTTAGTGTGGTGCCTCTGGTTTTGCATGTATAGTATGGAGAAGAACCTTTAAAGTTCAATCCAGAAAGCTTGCATGCTGCTTTGTTCAGCTTTGTTCACCAGGTGTCAATGGTGGGAgtggcagaaaataatttttccataaCTTTGCTGGATGTAGTAGTTTCCATTATGGAGCTTTCTTCTGTATCAACATTTGTTCCGACATATAATTGCTGTCAATAATTCCCTGTTTCTAACAGTGCATTGTTCTTCAATTCTTGGTTTGCCAGGAGACTTGCTAAATCCACATTACTCTTAATTCCCCTCTTTGGAGTGCACTACATCGTATTTGCATTTTTCCCAGAAAGCACCGGCCTGGAAGCTCGCCTTTATATTGAGCTGGGCTTGGGTTCTTTCCAGGTAAGATGGACAAAATGTTTATCAGTCCTAAGAGGTTTGGTCTGAAAATACCAGACTCTTAggagttttacatttttaggTTGATTATTAGAGTAGTATTAATAATGCGTCTAAATTCAACACACACATTCCATCTTATTCCTTTGCAaactctttttcttgtttgttccCTTATCTTATTATTTGAAATATCACACTGCTTTAGAGTTCTGAGTCAGACTTCATATTAATAATCACAGAAACAATACAATATCTACCTTTATTGAATAATAATGACAGAGTGCCCTGAAGACCAGTCTATGGACTAAGGTGAACTGATTGAAACTAATGCCACATATAGTAAAGGTGataagaggaaggaaaaaataaggatAATATGTAACAACCTGTTCTACCCTTATCCTTTTAGCAGTAGTAAATCCACCACATTgataccttttttttgtgtggttttttttgtttgtttattttgctataCCACTGTTCAGAACAGTGTCTTGGATGTAAGAGAGCCAGGGCCTGGGCATGGTACATTTTGTAATAAATAGCTGAGGtctttttaattcccttttccccctctaCCCCCAAATAGTTTGTCCACATTGATGCATATTGAAAAATCATCCCTCTTCCATACTTACCTCTCAGCTATGGCCAGACTGTTAGGGAAAATACTTGCTGGCCCAAGCCAGAGCTGTGTCATGGGCCGTGCTGACATTTTAACAACACAGAGAAGCAAAGGCCAGTATCCAGGGCTGCGCCTTGCCCAGTTTACTATCACTACACATGTAGTGTAACCCTGTGCAGCGCTTGCCGGTGTTAACACAGCCTGTGACACGGCTTGGCTCCCGCTGCCCCAGGCAGTGCCCGACTGCAGTTCTGGGTGAACGTGAACCCAAGACTTTTCCCAATAGGTTGTTGGCTGAACCCAACCAACCTCTTGTGAATGAAAGAATATAGCTTAGCACTAAAGATGCAAACCAAGAGCAGGTCCTCACCCACTTTATTCACTACTGTAAGTATAGACTAGAACAAGGCAGAGGTTCCTACTACCTCATTTGAGGGAGAACTTGTTTGTAGGATACAGTAAACAGTAAGTTAGTCCTTAGTGTCTCCACACAAGAGCAATAATGTACATACAGTGTTGCCAGTCCATTAAGGAATTTAATACTATTATGAAAACCCAATAAATAGTGCCACATCACCTGAATTCCAATGGaacaataaaaaccaaaaaaaaggtattttttactgttttacttAAATTTTGAATGAAAcctgatttctttctctgattCTGTGCTATAAATCCTGATGattggcttttttcccctgccctaCCTCTCCTAGGGTTTTGTTGTCGCTCTTCTATATTGCTTCTCAAATGCAGAGGTGAGTAGCAAGTACGTTAGATTATCAAAACCTTTTAAACTCATGGGCCTTTCTTGTTTTGcatctccccccccccatttccaGAACAGAACTGTGCTTTGATCTGCTCCTGAAAGCATGAAATAcccatatcttttttttcccttggtacCTTTGTTGACTTTATTCGTATTCCTACAGTTCTGACAGAAGGACACAAAATAAGCTTTGAAGCAATGACCCTTTACAAACAGTTGGTGACTTTCCTGACGGggactttttctgctttatgtcTGATAGCTATCATGATGGTATCTCAATGGAAAGCTTGTAACACTCCTTCCTTTCTCtaggtttattttctcttagtgacttttcctttccttgggtAGCCTGTGCATTTTCAGTAGTTTTGATCAAAGGTTTTCTCTCCTGGTTCTCGGATAAATTCCCTGCAGTACATTTTAGAAAACCAATCATtataaaacctaaaaaaattTGCTTGCACTTTCCccccaaaagcaaaatgaatcaaaagccaagagaaaacgTGGAACACATCCTCAGAAAAGTGTGTAGGTTGAATGAGAAGAGTGACCCACTAAtagtgcctcagtttccctactAGCTTAGGCTGGACACCTCTCATAGGGATAGCTAATTGAAATTAATCCTACCTAAGGATGAATAACACCTAAAATATGTTTGCTGTTTAGGAAAGCAATTTATAATGGCTGTTCTAGTGCTGTTCAGAGAGAGTACCTTCAAGATTACTGTAAATACAGAATGCTCTACTCCCCACCTGCCTTCTGTCTACATAGACTCCTTGCCAACAGCATTTGAATAGCTTGTGTATTGGACCACACAACACCCAGACCTACTAGGTGTTAAAAAAGGACAGGCAGAGAGTGATCTCTGGCCCTAGGATTAAGTGGTGTGGGTTGGCTTGCATCCATGCTGCTTAGGGATAACTGCTTCTGGAACGTTGGCCACTCATTACAGCTTGGCAGTGCATTTGTTACAGCTTCCTacaatcataaaaaaattaattagtattttctctctgtgtgtatttCTTTGGTTTAAAGTATCTGCAACAATGTGAGAGACTGCTGCAGCCAAGCAGGGTGGTATGGGCTTAAACTGAAGGCGGGTGTTGTATGCAGGAGTGCTGAAGGGCCTTGAGCTTACTGGGATGCTACTGGAGTACTGGGTTGGTGGGGGAAGCccctcttttaatttttagagTCTTGAAAGCTTCAGAGGACAGAGTATGTTCTGTGTGGTGAACAGGGAGAATAAAGGCAGGACAGGGGCCATCTCAATGACAAATATTGCCAGTGACTTCAAGGGAGCCCTGACATCCAAGATGTACTTCTGCATGTCCCACCCTCTTTTCTGTATGTCAAGACCATACCTAACAGAGGGTTATGTAACAGAATTACTAGATTAGTTCCTAAGCTCAAGGTacttaaatcacatttttccttACATATGTCCCCTATAACAATTCACAGTTTCACTTAATAGTTTAgttctgcatttaatttggagTGTGTTTGTGCTAATGGTGCTACAGCGGTGACAATCATAGGATTTTCAGCACTAATGACAGTCAGAAGCTGGCAGCTGTGTTATCAGCATTTGACCCATCTTCTCAGTTTAGGATGGGGTTTGTAAGTCACTTTGTTGGACATTCAGCAGGGCCACCCCCCTTGCAGGAGAAGCAAATAGAAATGAAGTTGAACATGAGCAGTGGTAACAGGGCATGGCAAACAATTAAttcacaggagcaggctgcttgTGTGAATGGTCGCAAGGACTGGAtgtctcctgcagctgcttgtgCTCCTTCTGCTACAGCTTTGAGTGTGAGCTGCTCAGTGGAGGGCAGCAGGACATacctccccccctgccccctcatTGCAGTCTTGGTAATGTCAACAGCAAGCCATGGACCTTCAGGTTGGTCAACCTATGGGTCAGTTGTTTGTCAGGTGGTAAAAGTCAGTTTTCCTATGCTTTTGAGCACCCCTGAGATTTCTTTCAAGTGTAATATGTATTGTGGTTGATTCAGCATCCTTCAGAGTCAGTAAGGGATCTTTAAGAGGGATTTCAATCTGGATAAATTGACAGCCTGGAGGGGGACCCATACATGGGCATAGCCAGGATGCACAAAAGATTcagtatgaggaaaaaatagaagttatatggaaaaataaaagtatttatgaAGTAGACCTACAACTATAAACAAAGAAACTGCAGTCAAAAGCTACTCAccctctgaattttggaaattaagcctatttgttttcaaaagtgaaTAGGGTCATAGTTTAAGTTCTAAAAATGTGTTAAGGCTTAATCCTGACTGATTTGGGTGCCTTTGTGCGTCTGGGCAAAGTAGTCAGGCAGACATTTTGGCAAATATTACCTTCAATGTCCACCAGGACTTCATTTTCTgattctttgtttttaaattccttttccaTAGGTTCAAAGTGAACTGAAGAAACAGCTGTGCAGATGGCAGTATCAAGAATACCTGAACTTCACACACAAACATGGGACTTTGTCCAGAGAAAACAGTCCAGTCAACTATGTCACCCAGTTGTCACTGCTTGAAAAACTTAgtccaaaaaggaaaacatctgtgTGCCAGAATGGTGTAACTTCTGTCTGAGACTTTCTAGCAGGAGGAGTTGTTGTGACATTGTAACATACTACCTAAAAGATGGGCAACTTGGATCCTTTACAGCTTTCCATGGTGTCAAGAGCTTTCTGTGAATTTCTTGTCTGAGCTGCTGTTCTCACCAGGTCCAGATCAGTGTCACAACCctgtctctctctccccttAAGCATATAAAATCCATTTATCTGGTAAAAAGCCAGACTCTAAGCTAGTGTGGATCAACAGGTTAGCACCCAAAAGAGAGGAACTACATTAACTTCTCCAGGCCCAGCATGTTTGTGTTTCCCAAAATTTCCAATTTTCAAGAGCATTATTCCTAATCTTCATTTGAAACAGTGGCGATACCATTACTTTTCTATAGTGATTGGTGTCATTTTACTACCTGTTTTGAGAAAACATGAGCCAGTTTGGTGGGAATTACACACAGAAACTTGCTAAGCACCTACCTATGGAGCAGCAACCTCCTTCAACAGGAATCTCAAGGTGTCTCAAGGGTGACACAAGAAGAGAACAAATTACATTATCtgctaggatttttttcttccatgcctGTTGAACAGAGATTAAATTAGGCCAGAGGACCACaaaccttttcttccctgtgggAAAACATGGAGTAGCTGAACATTAGGCAGATTATGTGCATATGGAGGAAGAAATTAGAGCAAACCCAATACAGTGTGCCAGCCTGGCTACCTTGAgctcagaatttattttattctaaattaCTCAAAATTCAagtttttaattgaaataaataatttatctcAGTGCCCAGATGCTGGCCCTTGCCTAGCTGGAATAGACCTTCTGCCAACCTAATCTTGAAGACTGGCTGGATCCATCAAAATACACAATTAAATTGTGCTTTTTTGGAGACTTCCCTTTGAGGACTAACCTGCTGTGATTGTCTCAGTCCTGCCCATCTTCTCTCAGCTCATTATCACACTACTCAGTGATGTTCCTGGGGTCAGAATTACCAACACAGCAGGGTGGTCTAGTGACGCAAAGTATGGTCTAGTAAACCAGAGTGAACCGATGTTGTGCTTGCATTGCTTCTTTGGGTGGCTGCCTTCTTTATTCAGGACTGAGCTGGACTCTTACCTCAAACCCTCCAAAAGTATAGACAGGGCACGCAAGGTACACTAGACATAGCTACGGTTCCTTTCAAGATAGGACCATTCCCAGGACAACCAGCATTCAGGCTTGAAAGCGCTGCTAGAGACTGTGGCCACTGAAGTACATGTTGGCTTTCTGTGAACTGCAGTTTGAGTTTGGCTTCAAAAACTagggctccagcccctcatTTTACTCTGCTCTTGGTTAATTTAGGTGAGGAGACAGTTCACAGAAACCTCTTTGTTGATTTTAGGTGCTTCATCTCTAGTTCCATTACTAGAACAGAGACTAATTGTCCAGATTTCTATACGATTCAGATTAGTCCTTTATTAATTAGGCATTTAACCATCTGTCCCGATGAATTAGATGCCCTCTATAAGGCATTACTTTGTCTATTCTGACCTCCTTATAatttttcctgtagaaatgACCTTTGCTCTTGTGTTGAATTTGTTGCCTAGCATAGTGATGTGAACACATTTGTATGATGTATATCTATAAAATGTGAGTGATAATTACAGCTGTTGTGAGtttgtaaattttaattatgtCACTTTGGATACTTCTTTTGAGACTTTATAAAAAAGGACCATCTTATAATTGTGTTTAGTATGGATATAGTTTTGAAGCCAATTAATATGTACAGTTTTGACATTTCCATccaagaaaagataaatattacATGATCCTGCAGCCCGAGTTAATGCCCCACTCCCCATCAAAGACACTGTCACTAAGACATGCCTGCAGTGCCCTGCTTCTATCCATTTCTGAGAGAAGACCATTACTTCAGGTATCTGACtacttctgaatattttattgaGGAAATAGTTGTGGTAAACATTACTGAGTTCTCTAGAAAAAGAGATTGACCCACATCTCTTCATCTGCCTTTGGGGAGGAACAAAGTTAGAGTGAATTACGTTTCTGCTTTTAGCTGACCTGGgaacatttcttctgaaaaaaaaaaaaacccaaaaaaaaaccccacccaccaaaacaaaacaccccaaacctGGGCTAAGGCTTTATGTACTGGGAGAAGAAGTCTCCCTAACAATTTCCCCTTTACTTTTTCTCCCACCTAGCTTCATCATTTATTTGGTGCATGTATCAGCCATCTTGTGTCACACAGCAATCCCGCttcccagctgggctgccaggATGGCCTGCATGTGACTTTAAGGCCAACTATCTCATGATACACCATTTATTACTAGGAAAAGTCTTTACTGGACCAAGGAACCAGAGTAAGGAAAAACAATGGCAAAGAAAAGCGACAGGTCCCAGTGCACCATGAAGGATTTTTCCATCAGCCATTCAGTGCTCAATCTCTTCATAAAAATTCAGAAGCTTGAGCAACCCCACCATTCCTACTAGACCCTACCAGCTAGTCCGTACCCATATACCACCACCATGTGCATTCAGCTTGCATTAACTCCTCAGATAACCTCTTTTGCCTCAAGCTCTTTCCAGTTGCCCTCACAACTCATCTCGCAGAGATCCATCCAGTGCCTCAAATGTTCTCCAGCAACCTCAGCCATACAACGACCACCTGCTCTACCTGTCCTCTGTCTAAActgtccctgcatccctcccagtgctgctgacaTTGCCAAGCCTTTTACTTTCCAAAAATTTTGGATCAGGATGTGTAAGCCGTAAGCTGGAAACAAGGGCTATAGGAAGATattgtgcatatatataaagCCactatttacataatttttataAAGGGCACACTTTGGGACAACCTGATGATGAAGTTAGTAATCCTGGAGGGTGCAAAAGTTTCATGTTTGGGCTGTGAAGAGGCTGCTGATCCCTGCTGGATGGCATATCTGAGGACACTGGCACGCGTAGGAGCAGGGAACACTTCAGGGATATATTGTGAAGGCAGCCAAGGGTTCCTGCAGGCTGCGTGGAAGCGCTGTGCGGTCTGCGTGGAGGCACTGCCATCTCGTGGGGTACCCTGTGTGCTGgcccggccgggggcgggggggagagCAGAAGCCCGGGCAGCGCCCCCAGACACTGCCCCCCACTCACAGCCAGGGCGCCCCATGTGAGCTGCGGATACTCCCTCTCATGAATGAGATTGGGATGATGATCAGATGACAGCTGCAATATCATTAAGTTATATCAGCTAGGAAAAGCCGCTTGCTCTTTCTCTCATCCCCTGCTATCTTTTACACAGTTTAGCTCttcaagtattattttttaaatccatttacAGACTACATGAAAACCTGGAAAGATCAGAAA
Coding sequences:
- the LOC102051376 gene encoding vasoactive intestinal polypeptide receptor-like translates to MDDKQGAGRTWLLLRRMLSLCCLLLPLVAGIHPECKIFQQVVKEEALCLEKNESVSPDLKGCTRDWDGLTCWPRATFGEVVKVPCPRFFEEITNIHGFLQRNCTQEAYWSEPFPPYTVACGFDEGSSKGPEEQKSYYSAFWRVYTAGYAASVTSLTTALIVFAAFRKFHCTRNYIHMHLFVSFILKAIAVFTKDAVLFADETMDHCLMSTVACKAAVAFFQFSILANFFWLLIEGIYLQTLLLLTFVSDKQYVCWFIFTGWGAPTAVMFAWVLTRIHEQNTGCWDDDEHGVVLWIIKGPILLTVLINFIIFINVIRILVHKLKSQEGGGSHSSHFVRLAKSTLLLIPLFGVHYIVFAFFPESTGLEARLYIELGLGSFQGFVVALLYCFSNAEVQSELKKQLCRWQYQEYLNFTHKHGTLSRENSPVNYVTQLSLLEKLSPKRKTSVCQNGVTSV